In Carcharodon carcharias isolate sCarCar2 chromosome 33, sCarCar2.pri, whole genome shotgun sequence, a genomic segment contains:
- the LOC121272229 gene encoding mucin-5AC-like, with product TSTTETSGSTSTSTTKTSEPTSTSTTETSATTSTSTTETSEPNSTITTETSATTSTSTTKTSETTSTSTTETTEPTSTSITETTEPTSTSTTKTSEPTSTSTTETSGSTSTRTTKTSEPTSTSTTVTSETTSTSTTKTSETTSISTTETSATTTTRTKETSASTTTSTIETMYPPQQAQKPVESLQQVPQKPVEVPQQATRKPVKSPHSEPQKPVKPLQQKTSATTSTSTTKTSETTSTGTTETTEPTSTSTTKTTEPTSTSTTKSCEPTSTITTETSGSTSTSTTKTSEPTSTGTTETSTTTSTCTTKTSETTSTGTTDTSATTATSTTKTSEPTSTRTTETSRSTSTSTTKISDPTSTSTTETTSTTETSGSTTTSTTETSETTSTGTTETSVHTSTSTKTSEPTSTSTTETSGSTSKSTTKTSKPTSTSTTETSATTSTSTTKTSETTST from the exons acaagtaccacagaaaccagtggaagtacctcaacaagcaccaccaaaaccagtgaacccacttcaacaagtaccacagaaaccagtgcaaccacctcaacatccaccacagaaaccagtgaacccaattcaacaattaccacagaaaccagtgcaaccacctcaacaagtaccacaaaaaccagtgaaaccacctcaacaagtactactgaaaccactgaacccacctcaacaagtatcaccgaaaccactgaacccacctcaacaagcaccacaaaaaccagtgaacccacttcaacaagtaccacagaaaccagtggaagtacctcaacaagaaccaccaaaaccagtgaacccacttcaacaagtaccacagtaaccagtgaaaccacctcaacatccaccacaaaaaccagtgaaaccacttcaataagcaccacagaaaccagtgcaacgaCCACAACAAGAACCAAAGAAACCAGTGCAAGTACCACAACAAGCAccatagaaacca tgtacccacctcaacaagcacaaaAACCAGTTGAATcacttcaacaggtaccacagaaaccagtggaagtacctcaacaagctaCACGCAAACCAGTGAAGTCACCACATTcagaaccacagaaaccagtgaagccacttcaacag aaaaccagtgcaaccacctcaacaagtaccacaaaaaccagtgaaaccacctcaacaggtaccactgaaaccactgaacccacctcaacaagtaccaccaaaaccactgaacccacctcaacaagcaccacaaaaagcTGTGAACCTACCTCAAcaattaccacagaaaccagtggaagtacctcaacaagcaccaccaaaaccagtgaacccacttcaacaggtaccacagaaaccagtacAACCACCTCAACATGCACCACAAAAACCAGCGAAACcacttcaacaggtaccacagacaCCAGTGCAACCACtgcaacaagcaccacaaaaaccagtgaacccacttcaacaaggactacagaaaccagcagaagtacctcaacaagcactaCCAAAATTAGTGATCCCACTtcaacaagcaccacagaaacca caagtaccacagaaaccagtggaagcaccacaacaagcaccacagaaaccagtgaaaccacctcaacaggtaccacagaaaccagtgtacacacctcaacaagcacaaaaaccagtgaacctacttcaacaagtaccacagaaaccagtggaagtacctccaaaagcaccaccaaaactagtaaacccacttcaacaagtaccacagaaaccagtgcaaccacctcaacaagtaccacaaaaaccagtgaaaccacctcaaca
- the LOC121272230 gene encoding uncharacterized protein DDB_G0271670-like, which translates to EPSSTSTTETSATTSTTTSTSTTKTSETTSTGTTETTEPTSTNTTRNTDTTSTSTTETKTSATTSTSTTKTSETTSTSTTETSATTSTSTTKTSETTSTSTTKTTTTSTSTTETSEPNSTITTETSATTSTSTTKSSETTSTSTTETTEPTSTSITETTEPTSTSTTKTSEPTSTSTTETSGSTSKSTTKTSKPTSTSTTETSATTSTSTTKTSETTSTSTTETTEPTSTKTSATTSTSTTKTSETTSTSTTEPTSTSITETTEPTSTSTTKTSEPTSTSTTETSGSTSTSTTKTSEPTSTSTTETSATTSTSTTETSEPNSTITTETSATTSTSTTKTSETTSTSTTETSATTSTSTTKTNTTSTSTTETSGSTTTSTTETSETTSTGTTETTTTSTSTTETSEPNSTITTETSATTSTSTTKTSETTSTSTTETTEPTSTSITETTEPTSTSTTKTKTSATTSTSTTETSEPNSTITTETSATTSTSTTKTSETTSTSTTETSATTSTSTTKTSETTSTSVPQKTVNPRQQAPQKTLNLLQQGPPKPAEVPQQAPPKPVITLQQASQKPVNPHHQAPRKLV; encoded by the exons gaacccagctcaacaagtaccacagaaaccagtgcaaccacctcaacaa ccacctcaacaagtaccacaaaaaccagtgaaaccacttcaacaggtaccacagaaaccactgagcccacctcaacaaacaccacaagaaacacagataccacttcaacaagtaccacagaaacca aaaccagtgcaaccacctcaacaagtaccacaaaaaccagtgaaaccacctcaacaagtaccacagaaaccagtgcaaccacctcaacaagtaccacaaaaaccagtgaaaccacctcaacaagcaccaccaaaacca caaccacctcaacatccaccacagaaaccagtgaacccaattcaacaattaccacagaaaccagtgcaaccacctcaacaagtaccacaaaatccagtgaaaccacctcaacaagtaccactgaaaccactgaacccacctcaacaagtatcaccgaaaccactgaacccacctcaacaagcaccacaaaaaccagtgaacccacttcaacaagtaccacagaaaccagtggaagtacctcaaaaagcaccaccaaaactagtaaacccacttcaacaagtaccacagaaaccagtgcaaccacctcaacaagtaccacaaaaactagtgaaaccacctcaacaagtaccactgaaaccactgaacccacctcaacaa aaaccagtgcaaccacctcaacaagtaccacaaaaaccagtgaaaccacctcaacaagtaccactgaacccacctcaacaagtatcaccgaaaccactgaacccacctcaacaagcaccacaaaaaccagtgaacccacttcaacaagtaccacagaaaccagtggaagtacctcaacaagcaccaccaaaaccagtgaacccacttcaacaagtaccacagaaaccagtgcaaccacctcaacatccaccacagaaaccagtgaacccaattcaacaattaccacagaaaccagtgcaaccacctcaacaagtaccacaaaaaccagtgaaaccacctcaacaagtaccacagaaaccagtgcaaccacctcaacaagtaccacaaaaacca ataccacttcaacaagtaccacagaaaccagtggaagcaccacaacaagcaccacagaaaccagtgaaaccacctcaacaggtaccacagaaacca caaccacctcaacatccaccacagaaaccagtgaacccaattcaacaattaccacagaaaccagtgcaaccacctcaacaagtaccacaaaaaccagtgaaaccacctcaacaagtaccactgaaaccactgaacccacctcaacaagtatcaccgaaaccactgaacccacctcaacaagcaccacaaaaacca aaaccagtgcaaccacctcaacatccaccacagaaaccagtgaacccaattcaacaattaccacagaaaccagtgcaaccacctcaacaagtaccacaaaaaccagtgaaaccacctcaacaagtaccacagaaaccagtgcaaccacctcaacaagtaccacaaaaaccagtgaaaccacctcaacaagc gtaccacagaaaacAGTGAACCCAcgtcaacaagcaccacaaaagaCACTGAACCTACTTCAACAAGGACCACCGAAACCAgcagaagtacctcaacaagcaccaccaaaaccagtgatcACACTTCAACAAGcatcacagaaaccagtgaacccacatcACCAAGCACCACGGAAACTGGTTTAA
- the LOC121272231 gene encoding uncharacterized protein PB18E9.04c-like, with amino-acid sequence TSTTETSATTSTSTTKTSETTSTSTTETTEPTSTSITETTEPTSTGTTKTSEPTSTSTTETSGSTSTSTTKTSEPTSTSTTETSATTSTSTTETSEPNSTITTETSATTSTSTTKTSETTTTSTTETSATTSTSTTKTSETTSTSTTKTTTTSTSTTETSEPNSTITTETSATTSTSTTKTSETTSTSTTETTEPTSTTTTSTSTTETSEPNSTITTETSATTSTSTTKTSETTSTSTTETTEPTSTSITETTEPTSTSTTKTSEPTSTSTTETSGSTSTSTTKTSEPTSTSTTVTSETTSTSTTKTSETTSISTTETSATTTTSTTETSASTTTTSTTKTSEPTSTSTTETSATTSTSVPQKPVEVPQQATRKPVKSPQTSTTTSTCTTKTSETTSTGTTDTSATTATSTTKTSEPTSTRTTETSRSTSTSTTKTSDPTSTSTTKTSATTSTSTTKTSETTSTNTTETTEPTSTSITKTTEPTSTSTTKTSEPTSTSTTETSGCTSTSTTKTNEPTSTSTTVTSETTSTSTTKTSETTSISTTETSATTTTSTTETSA; translated from the exons acaagtaccacagaaaccagtgcaaccacctcaacaagtaccacaaaaactagtgaaaccacctcaacaagtaccactgaaaccactgaacccacctcaacaagtatcaccgaaaccactgaacccacctcaacaggcaccacaaaaaccagtgaacccacttcaacaagtaccacagaaaccagtggaagtacctcaacaagcaccaccaaaaccagtgaacccacttcaacaagtaccacagaaaccagtgcaaccacctcaacatccaccacagaaaccagtgaacccaattcaacaattaccacagaaaccagtgcaaccacctcaacaagtaccacaaaaaccagtgaaaccaccacaacaagtaccacagaaaccagtgcaaccacctcaacaagtaccacaaaaaccagtgaaaccacctcaacaagcaccaccaaaacca caaccacctcaacatccaccacagaaaccagtgaacccaattcaacaattaccacagaaaccagtgcaaccacctcaacaagtaccacaaaaaccagtgaaaccacctcaacaagtaccactgaaaccactgaacccacctcaacaa caaccacctcaacatccaccacagaaaccagtgaacccaattcaacaattaccacagaaaccagtgcaaccacctcaacaagtaccacaaaaaccagtgaaaccacctcaacaagtaccactgaaaccactgaacccacctcaacaagtatcaccgaaaccactgaacccacctcaacaagcaccacaaaaaccagtgaacccacttcaacaagtaccacagaaaccagtggaagtacctcaacaagcaccaccaaaaccagtgaacccacttcaacaagtaccacagtaaccagtgaaaccacctcaacatccaccacaaaaaccagtgaaaccacttcaataagcaccacagaaaccagtgcaaccaccacaacaagtaccacagaaaccagtgcaagtaccacaacaa caagtaccacaaaaaccagtgaaccaacttcaacaagtaccacagaaaccagtgcaaccacctcaacaagt gtaccacagaaaccagtggaagtacctcaacaagctaCACGCAAACCAGTGAAGTCACCAC aaaccagtacAACCACCTCAACatgcaccacaaaaaccagtgaaaccacttcaacaggtaccacagacaCCAGTGCAACCACtgcaacaagcaccacaaaaaccagtgaacccacttcaacaaggactacagaaaccagcagaagtacctcaacaagcactaCCAAAACTAGTgatcccacttcaacaagtaccacaaaaaccagtgcaaccacctcaacaagtaccacaaaaaccagtgaaaccacctcaacaaatacaactgaaaccactgaacccacctcaacaagtatcaccaaaaccactgaacccacctcaacaagcaccacaaaaaccagtgaacccacttcaacaagtaccacagaaaccagtggatgtacctcaacaagcaccaccaaaaccaatgaacccacttcaacaagtaccacagtaaccagtgaaaccacctcaacatccaccacaaaaaccagtgaaacaaCTTCAataagcaccacagaaaccagtgcaaccaccacaacaagtaccacagaaaccagtgca